The Limnospira fusiformis SAG 85.79 genomic interval GCTCAACTCAAGCAGATTATGGCAGAGGGTAAGCGCTGTTGGGCGGAACTAGCTAACCTGAGTGTAGAAGAACTAAAACAAGTCCAGCGGGAAGGCCTACAGGCTAAAGATCACATGATCAAAGCTAATTTGCGCCTGGTGGTATCAGTTGCTAAAAAATATCAAAACCGTGGTTTAGAACTATTAGACTTAATCCAAGAGGGAACCCTAGGATTAGAACGAGCCGTAGAAAAGTTTGATCCTACCCGTGGCTACCGCTTTAGCACTTACTCTTACTGGTGGATTCGCCAAGGAATTACCCGGGCGATCGCCACTCAAAGCCGGACTATCAGGCTTCCGGTGCATATTACCGAGAAACTCAATAAAATTAAGAAAGCCCAGCGCAAGATTTCCCAAGAAAAAAGTCGCACGGCTACCATTGATGATATCGCCACTGAATTAAAGATGACCCCGGATCAAATTCGGGAAGTGCTGCTGCGGGTTCCCCGTTCAGTTTCCTTAGAAACCAAAGTGGGAACGGACAAAGATACAGAACTAGGAGATTTGCTAGAAACAGAAGAAAGCACCCCGGAAGAACTGTTGATGCGGGAATCTCTTTATCGAGAACTACAGAACCTCCTAGCTGATCTCAGTGGTAAGGAGCGGGCTGTCATTCAAATGCGTTATGGTTTGGGTGATGGTCATCCTTACTCCCTAGCGGAAATTGGTCGTGCTCTGGATCTGTCGCGGGAACGGGTTCGCCAAATCGAGGCTAAGGCTCTGCAAAAACTGCGCCAGCCTAAGCGTCGTAACCGAGTGCGGGATTATCTGGATTCTCTGGATTAGTTTTTGAGCCTTGGTGGCGGGGTTATGGGAGATAACACTCGCCCCTAGGGTTGGGTTTATCAGAATTGATTATCAATAAGCTAGTTTTTTTGACAGAATCTCAAAATCTTGTGTATCATTGTCAGTATTAAGGTTTTATTGATAGTTTAATGATGGTGTTATATACCGCGACTTCGTTTAAATCGGAACTGAATAACAAAGGGTGGCGACTGACTCCTCAGCGGGAAACTATCCTCCATGTTTTTCAAAATTTGCCAAAAGGAAATCATCTCAGTGCTGAGGATCTCTATGATTTGTTAAAAGGTCGTGGGGAGACGATTAGTTTGTCTACGATTTACCGCACACTCAAGTTAATGGCGCGGATGGGAATTTTGCGAGAGTTGGAACTGGCAGAGGGCCACAAGCATTATGAAATAAATCAGCCTTACCCACACCATCATCACCATCTTGTCTGTGTACAGTGTAACAAAACCATAGAATTTCAGAATGAGTCGATTTCCAAAATCGGTTTGAAGCAGGCGGAGAAATCTGGGTTGCATTTGCTAGATTGCCAATTGACAGTTCATACTGTTTGTCATGAGGCTTTACGCATGGGCTGGCCTTCATT includes:
- the sigC gene encoding RNA polymerase sigma factor SigC codes for the protein MSATKASPDKESTQTFPTKDKDMELPTDELIRLDFSDVDLSEAQSSRRTTDLVRLYLQEIGRVRLLGKDEEVSEAQKVQRYVQLVELRDTEAETKGGVLQTYVNLLKVRDRLCAKLSHRPSLERWAAAGGVNVAQLKQIMAEGKRCWAELANLSVEELKQVQREGLQAKDHMIKANLRLVVSVAKKYQNRGLELLDLIQEGTLGLERAVEKFDPTRGYRFSTYSYWWIRQGITRAIATQSRTIRLPVHITEKLNKIKKAQRKISQEKSRTATIDDIATELKMTPDQIREVLLRVPRSVSLETKVGTDKDTELGDLLETEESTPEELLMRESLYRELQNLLADLSGKERAVIQMRYGLGDGHPYSLAEIGRALDLSRERVRQIEAKALQKLRQPKRRNRVRDYLDSLD
- a CDS encoding transcriptional repressor encodes the protein MVLYTATSFKSELNNKGWRLTPQRETILHVFQNLPKGNHLSAEDLYDLLKGRGETISLSTIYRTLKLMARMGILRELELAEGHKHYEINQPYPHHHHHLVCVQCNKTIEFQNESISKIGLKQAEKSGLHLLDCQLTVHTVCHEALRMGWPSLVSSNWSCSQAIAETSGEYLNPD